From one Paenibacillus terrae HPL-003 genomic stretch:
- a CDS encoding alpha/beta hydrolase family protein — protein sequence MSIEFSRWPNHYMMSYQVTKALGMASLGATDVTEIYEACKKIDPDDKDTWHREWLITAQALERHGKEAETAGNWYTARNCYIRACNYYRIAEYAVMDDDTEKIRVFKKVNELFEAAGKYFDVQPEKIQVDYENVKLDGYFFSPSWIKGPKPTLFALNGGDEWSIENYFWLGPAFISCGYNFLVYDQPGTGLSLYEKGKGRRADSEAFHSRAIDFLLTRPEVDPDKIIVHGESFAAYDSLRFASFDHRIAAVISDGGTHAFDWDAMLKWMPPSLAAHGMRILGAKSLEDFAGNPRFAYDLEGVLHQIECPLLVMHGAEEILVQPNPLTQALKNYEQAGSKNKTFFPIEDRRLGGLEHCQVDNINVLHEVVLNWLCSIGLGPAAPRPK from the coding sequence ATGTCAATTGAATTCAGCCGTTGGCCCAATCACTACATGATGTCATACCAAGTCACCAAAGCTCTAGGTATGGCAAGCCTCGGTGCTACGGACGTCACCGAGATCTACGAGGCCTGCAAAAAAATCGACCCCGATGACAAGGACACGTGGCACAGGGAATGGCTCATAACGGCTCAGGCATTGGAAAGACACGGCAAGGAGGCCGAAACGGCTGGAAATTGGTATACAGCACGAAACTGCTACATTCGTGCCTGCAATTACTACAGAATTGCGGAATATGCGGTGATGGATGATGACACCGAGAAAATCCGTGTATTTAAGAAAGTAAATGAACTCTTCGAAGCTGCCGGAAAGTACTTCGATGTCCAACCGGAGAAGATCCAAGTCGATTACGAAAATGTCAAGCTGGATGGTTACTTCTTCTCCCCTTCCTGGATAAAAGGTCCGAAGCCGACTCTTTTTGCTCTCAACGGTGGCGACGAGTGGTCAATTGAAAACTATTTCTGGCTAGGTCCCGCTTTTATTTCGTGTGGATATAACTTTCTGGTCTATGACCAGCCTGGCACCGGCCTCTCGCTGTACGAAAAGGGAAAAGGAAGACGAGCGGACAGCGAGGCTTTCCATTCCCGAGCAATCGACTTTCTTCTAACGCGGCCGGAAGTCGATCCCGATAAGATTATCGTGCACGGTGAGAGTTTTGCGGCTTACGACTCTTTGCGATTCGCTTCGTTCGATCACAGGATTGCTGCCGTCATCTCCGACGGCGGTACGCACGCCTTTGATTGGGATGCAATGCTTAAATGGATGCCACCGAGTCTGGCCGCACATGGCATGAGAATTCTGGGGGCAAAAAGCTTGGAGGACTTTGCGGGTAATCCGCGTTTTGCCTATGATCTTGAGGGCGTGCTCCACCAGATAGAATGTCCGCTTCTTGTAATGCACGGAGCGGAAGAGATATTGGTTCAGCCAAATCCGCTGACACAAGCCTTGAAAAATTATGAGCAAGCGGGTTCGAAAAACAAGACGTTCTTCCCGATAGAGGATAGACGACTTGGCGGATTAGAACACTGTCAGGTAGACAACATCAACGTGCTGCATGAAGTAGTGCTGAATTGGCTCTGCTCAATTGGGCTTGGGCCAGCCGCACCTCGCCCTAAGTGA
- a CDS encoding HAMP domain-containing sensor histidine kinase translates to MKLKIKLPLLFLLMFIIFMFSIGMYLKLVFAVYSPIRSSLLDSRYIALLLPIFAIACFIFIILIIYIHFCIEKPIQLLNTRLEEVNIVHPLPPLALRSNDEIGELYKHFNKMEHRLQLAHKEQIDMIAAIAHDLKTPLTSINGFTELLATHKDLPETEKQEYYDLIQKKSGYMVELINDFSSFTKEKLELESMVAKPVKASKLFENIALEYEYELAGLDNELTCRHSFTENILLMVNEPMIRRVFGNLFSNAVRYGGKNKLKVYMTGYPLGQYAFFQIEDNGIGVPDKDISSLFLKFFTVDKSRQIQKGGLGLGLASCKSIIEHHRGEIGAYPSEYGGLGIRFSLPLAAQH, encoded by the coding sequence ATGAAACTGAAAATAAAGCTTCCTCTTTTGTTCCTGCTGATGTTTATAATATTCATGTTTTCGATTGGAATGTACCTGAAGCTTGTCTTTGCAGTATATTCCCCTATACGCAGTTCATTGCTGGACTCGCGATATATAGCATTGCTCCTGCCCATATTTGCAATTGCCTGTTTCATATTTATTATTCTGATTATCTATATTCATTTTTGCATAGAGAAACCCATTCAGCTTCTGAATACCAGGCTTGAAGAAGTAAATATTGTACATCCACTGCCTCCGCTAGCTCTGAGAAGTAATGACGAGATCGGAGAACTTTATAAACACTTCAATAAGATGGAGCATCGGCTTCAACTCGCGCACAAAGAGCAGATCGATATGATCGCGGCAATTGCCCACGACTTGAAAACACCCTTGACATCTATTAATGGTTTTACTGAACTGCTGGCTACGCACAAGGATTTACCAGAAACTGAAAAGCAGGAATATTATGATTTGATTCAAAAGAAGTCAGGATATATGGTCGAACTCATCAATGATTTCTCCAGCTTCACCAAAGAAAAACTGGAGTTGGAATCTATGGTAGCTAAACCTGTAAAAGCATCAAAATTATTTGAAAACATTGCTCTTGAATATGAGTATGAGTTGGCGGGACTTGACAACGAGCTTACTTGCCGCCATTCATTCACGGAAAATATATTGCTGATGGTCAATGAACCGATGATACGTCGGGTTTTCGGCAACCTCTTTAGCAATGCTGTAAGATATGGAGGGAAAAATAAGCTGAAAGTGTATATGACCGGATACCCGCTAGGACAGTATGCCTTTTTTCAAATCGAGGATAATGGAATTGGAGTGCCGGATAAGGATATATCTTCTCTGTTCCTCAAATTTTTCACTGTGGATAAATCGCGGCAAATCCAAAAGGGCGGGCTGGGGCTGGGTCTTGCAAGCTGTAAATCCATTATTGAACATCATAGGGGCGAAATTGGCGCCTACCCTTCCGAATATGGCGGTTTGGGAATAAGATTCAGCCTTCCCTTGGCCGCACAACACTGA
- a CDS encoding response regulator transcription factor, with product MLKTILVVDDDEEIVKLITKSLRYEQFAIFSAYSGKEALSALEENHIDFIVLDIVMPDMDGLDVCRSIRNSYNVPILFLSARDKDIDKIVGLEIGADDYMTKPFSIQELVSRIKAHFRKVDRLFKEWDELSPSNEKADSPLILNDKTFEAFLNSRKLDLSTKEFQILSILMRHPNNVLTREQIYESVWGDEYGEINTVTVHIKNIRKKLGPEYDFIKTIWGIGYKYTEREQ from the coding sequence ATGCTAAAAACGATATTAGTTGTAGACGACGATGAAGAAATCGTAAAACTCATTACAAAGAGTTTAAGATACGAGCAATTTGCAATATTTTCGGCATATTCTGGGAAAGAAGCCTTATCTGCATTGGAAGAAAATCACATTGATTTCATCGTTCTTGATATAGTGATGCCTGATATGGATGGACTTGATGTCTGCAGAAGTATCCGAAATTCTTATAATGTTCCAATTCTGTTTTTAAGTGCGCGTGATAAGGACATTGATAAAATCGTCGGGCTCGAAATAGGAGCAGACGATTACATGACCAAACCTTTCAGTATTCAGGAGCTTGTCTCCAGGATAAAGGCTCACTTCAGAAAAGTGGACAGGCTTTTTAAAGAGTGGGATGAACTTAGTCCCAGTAACGAAAAGGCGGATTCTCCGCTCATTTTGAACGATAAGACGTTTGAAGCATTCCTGAATAGCAGGAAGCTCGACTTATCAACGAAGGAATTTCAGATTCTGTCTATCCTCATGCGCCACCCCAATAATGTATTGACTCGTGAGCAGATATATGAAAGCGTCTGGGGAGACGAATACGGAGAAATAAATACCGTAACGGTTCATATAAAAAATATCCGTAAGAAACTTGGTCCTGAATATGACTTTATTAAAACAATATGGGGCATAGGATATAAATACACGGAAAGAGAGCAATAG
- a CDS encoding helix-turn-helix transcriptional regulator, protein MIATPRFAIEQALRTEPFSMSADHVHQAHEIYYLLAGERYYYINQRVYALQKGDLIWINKHDFHRTSNKGNGSHERILINFDEAFVTTSMPDAPFSDQKQPLLPEKSFLLRPSSEEQRDLEHLFQQMLDEYHQDHAYRHLYLQSLLLQLLIRIGRIQSSTPDTIAPERSEKQQRVYAVIEYLHAHYAERLTLDQLARHFYISSTYLCRIFKQTTGFTLIEYLQDVRVQQARAYLRETNWKVTAIAERTGFDSIAHFGRVFKQCTGYTPLQYRKERKKEQRNFPTP, encoded by the coding sequence GTGATCGCCACACCCCGTTTTGCCATCGAGCAGGCGCTGCGGACAGAGCCGTTCAGCATGTCCGCTGACCATGTTCACCAAGCACATGAAATCTATTATCTGCTGGCAGGAGAGCGCTACTATTACATTAATCAGCGGGTATACGCTCTACAGAAAGGCGATCTGATCTGGATCAACAAACACGATTTTCACCGCACGAGCAACAAGGGCAACGGTAGCCATGAGCGGATTTTGATCAATTTTGATGAAGCGTTTGTTACCACGTCGATGCCTGACGCCCCGTTCAGCGACCAGAAGCAGCCCCTCCTGCCGGAGAAAAGCTTTCTGCTTCGTCCTTCCTCAGAGGAACAGCGCGATTTGGAGCATCTGTTCCAGCAAATGCTGGATGAATACCATCAAGACCATGCATACCGCCATCTGTATCTCCAAAGCTTGCTACTCCAACTGCTTATTCGAATCGGCCGCATACAATCCTCCACCCCCGACACCATTGCGCCGGAACGCAGCGAGAAGCAGCAGCGAGTATATGCGGTCATCGAATACCTGCATGCCCACTATGCGGAGAGGCTGACCCTGGATCAACTGGCAAGGCATTTTTATATCAGCAGTACGTATTTGTGCCGTATTTTCAAGCAGACCACAGGCTTCACCTTAATAGAGTATCTTCAGGATGTCCGGGTCCAGCAAGCACGAGCGTATCTGAGAGAAACGAACTGGAAAGTGACCGCCATTGCTGAAAGAACGGGCTTTGACAGCATCGCTCACTTTGGTCGTGTATTCAAGCAATGCACCGGGTATACCCCGTTACAGTATCGAAAAGAACGCAAAAAGGAGCAGAGAAATTTCCCTACTCCTTAA
- a CDS encoding Gfo/Idh/MocA family protein: protein MAKIKYALVGTGGRAEFFYGEVVTAFKDTSELIAFCDVNQTRMDYANRLLQEKYDHEPIPTYKAHEFERMIAETKPDIVIVTTIDRVHHRYIIRAMELGCDVISEKPMTVDEDKCQDILDAIDRTGRKLRVTFNYRYAPHNTKIREVIMDGTLGEVLSVNFEWLLNTQHGADYFRRWHRDKRNSGGLLVHKSTHHFDLMNFWLGSKPETVYAMGDLKFYGRENAEQRGVTEFYQRAYGSKAAEDDPFALHLDRNEHLKSMYLDAEHEDGYVRDQSVFGDNISIEDTLSVMVKYKNKAVMNYSLNAYMPWEGFIIVFNGTKGRMEVRVSEQSYVNSGGSKADEGALKEKTITIYPHFAAPYEVEVEEGVGGHGGGDPVMLRDIFDQPADDRFHRAASHIDGAWSILTGIAANRSIRTGQPIKVDELVRL, encoded by the coding sequence TTGGCTAAAATCAAATATGCACTTGTGGGCACTGGAGGCAGAGCCGAATTTTTTTACGGTGAAGTTGTTACCGCTTTCAAAGATACCTCGGAGCTGATCGCGTTCTGTGACGTCAATCAGACGAGAATGGATTATGCCAATCGGCTGTTGCAGGAGAAATACGACCATGAGCCGATTCCGACCTATAAAGCCCATGAATTTGAGCGAATGATTGCGGAAACAAAGCCGGATATCGTCATTGTCACGACCATTGACCGGGTGCACCATCGATATATTATTCGGGCGATGGAGCTGGGCTGTGATGTCATTTCCGAGAAGCCGATGACGGTGGATGAGGACAAATGCCAGGATATTTTGGATGCCATAGACCGCACGGGACGCAAGCTGCGCGTCACCTTTAACTACCGCTATGCGCCCCATAATACGAAAATTCGCGAGGTGATCATGGACGGGACGCTGGGTGAGGTGCTGTCCGTCAACTTTGAATGGCTGCTGAATACGCAGCATGGCGCGGATTATTTCCGTCGCTGGCACCGGGATAAGCGCAACAGTGGCGGTCTGCTGGTGCATAAATCGACGCATCATTTCGATCTGATGAACTTTTGGCTCGGCTCCAAGCCGGAGACGGTATATGCGATGGGTGATCTGAAATTTTATGGACGGGAAAATGCGGAACAGCGCGGTGTGACTGAGTTCTACCAACGTGCGTACGGCAGCAAGGCGGCGGAAGATGACCCATTTGCGCTGCATCTGGACCGTAACGAACACCTGAAAAGCATGTATTTGGATGCCGAGCATGAGGATGGCTATGTGCGGGATCAAAGCGTATTTGGCGACAATATTAGCATTGAGGATACGCTTAGTGTCATGGTGAAGTACAAGAACAAGGCTGTGATGAACTATTCGCTGAATGCTTACATGCCTTGGGAGGGCTTCATCATCGTGTTCAACGGCACCAAGGGGCGGATGGAGGTTCGGGTATCCGAGCAATCCTACGTTAATTCCGGGGGCAGTAAGGCAGACGAGGGGGCTTTAAAGGAAAAAACCATCACGATCTATCCCCACTTTGCAGCACCTTATGAAGTGGAAGTAGAGGAAGGCGTGGGTGGTCATGGTGGTGGTGATCCGGTCATGCTGCGGGATATTTTTGATCAGCCGGCAGATGATCGGTTTCACCGCGCAGCCTCACATATAGATGGAGCTTGGTCCATTTTAACGGGCATTGCCGCCAACCGATCTATTCGTACAGGGCAGCCGATAAAGGTGGATGAGCTGGTGCGTTTGTAA
- a CDS encoding carbonic anhydrase: MKKNWRGCLSSLFAIFLVVSATGCNSQPATSKSTNTSSSPTSSIHAVVQKNPHWSYGGDEGPEHWGELEKDFAVCGNGHEQSPVNIEHTRIKASQTQQPLQVHYINTKVSILNNGHTVQINAASPGNYIVLDGTKFTLKQFHFHHPSEHQIDGKNADMELHFVHQSDSGNTAVLGVLIQSGKENKAFNGIWSKLPKDVSQEEALEGELNLATLLPKDLHSVRYNGSLTTPPCTEHVNWTVLGQPLEMSADQISQFATLFPDNHRPVQQLGARKLTANK, encoded by the coding sequence ATGAAAAAAAACTGGAGAGGTTGCTTGTCCAGCTTGTTTGCTATTTTCTTGGTTGTGTCGGCAACCGGATGTAATTCTCAGCCCGCCACTTCTAAATCCACTAACACTTCATCTTCACCGACTAGCAGCATCCATGCGGTTGTTCAGAAAAATCCGCACTGGTCCTATGGGGGGGATGAGGGCCCTGAGCATTGGGGAGAGCTGGAAAAGGATTTCGCCGTTTGTGGTAACGGCCACGAACAATCCCCTGTCAACATAGAGCATACTCGAATAAAAGCTTCGCAAACGCAGCAGCCGCTACAGGTTCACTACATCAATACGAAAGTATCCATTCTGAATAATGGACACACCGTTCAAATCAATGCAGCCAGCCCCGGCAATTATATTGTACTGGACGGTACTAAATTCACTTTAAAGCAGTTTCACTTCCATCATCCCAGCGAACACCAAATAGATGGTAAAAATGCCGATATGGAGCTTCATTTTGTTCATCAGAGCGACAGCGGCAATACAGCGGTCTTAGGCGTCCTTATTCAAAGTGGCAAGGAAAACAAAGCTTTCAACGGTATTTGGTCCAAGCTGCCGAAAGACGTTTCCCAGGAAGAAGCTCTGGAGGGAGAACTGAATCTCGCTACTCTTCTGCCGAAAGACCTGCATTCGGTTCGCTATAACGGATCTCTGACCACTCCGCCATGCACAGAGCATGTGAACTGGACCGTGCTGGGACAGCCTCTCGAAATGTCGGCCGACCAAATCAGCCAGTTCGCTACCCTTTTTCCCGATAACCATCGTCCTGTGCAACAGCTGGGAGCCCGTAAACTGACTGCGAATAAATAA
- a CDS encoding winged helix-turn-helix transcriptional regulator, translated as MGQKKYNISVEATLEVIGGKWKCVILCHLTHGKMRTSELKRIMPSITQKMLTQQLRELEEDGIVNRISYNQVPPKVEYELSEYGCSLKGILDSLCAWGEKHIIKEYGDKSAVLEDNILNKL; from the coding sequence TTGGGTCAGAAAAAATACAATATCTCGGTTGAGGCGACTTTAGAGGTTATCGGGGGGAAATGGAAGTGTGTGATCCTGTGTCATTTGACACATGGGAAAATGCGGACAAGCGAATTGAAGCGCATCATGCCTTCTATTACACAAAAAATGCTGACGCAGCAGCTTCGGGAATTAGAGGAAGACGGCATCGTCAATCGGATTAGCTACAATCAGGTGCCTCCCAAAGTGGAGTACGAGCTTAGTGAATATGGATGTAGTCTGAAAGGCATTTTGGATTCTCTATGTGCCTGGGGAGAAAAGCATATTATTAAAGAGTACGGGGATAAATCTGCTGTTTTGGAGGATAACATTCTGAACAAGCTGTAA
- a CDS encoding MFS transporter: protein MSPDSKRSIWPLLALAVSAFAIGTTEFISVGLLPLIAEDLHISVTMSALTVTLYALGVTIGAPVLTSLTSSVPRKTLLLWIMIVFIAGNSLAAFSGGIVMLLIARVISAFSHGVFMSIGSTIAADLVPNDRRASAISIMFSGLTVATVTGVPLGTFIGQQWGWRAAFIAIVIVGVVALIANLILLPSTLRKGNRTPFREQVKLVTNGRLLLAFIITALGYGGTFVVFTYLSPLLHDITGFKQSTVTFILLLYGIAIAIGNVIGGKAANRKPLSALLCMFLIQAIVLLVLLFTAPFKTAGLITIFFMGLLAFMNVPGLQVYVVMLAERFAPKAVDVASAVNIAAFNAGIAIGAYVGGIVTDSWGLIHTTWIGAIMVFAAVLLTGWSRTLEKRDTAAA, encoded by the coding sequence ATGTCGCCAGACTCAAAACGAAGTATTTGGCCATTACTGGCTTTAGCCGTAAGCGCCTTTGCGATTGGGACAACCGAATTCATCAGTGTGGGGCTGCTGCCCTTGATCGCTGAGGACTTGCACATATCCGTAACCATGTCTGCCTTAACCGTCACGTTGTACGCATTAGGGGTAACCATCGGGGCGCCGGTCCTGACCTCGTTAACATCAAGTGTTCCCCGTAAAACGCTGCTGCTGTGGATCATGATTGTATTTATTGCAGGCAACAGCCTGGCTGCGTTCTCCGGTGGAATTGTCATGCTGCTGATTGCACGCGTAATCTCGGCATTCTCCCATGGGGTGTTCATGTCCATCGGCTCCACCATCGCAGCCGATCTTGTGCCCAATGACCGCCGGGCCAGTGCCATTTCCATTATGTTCTCCGGGCTGACCGTAGCCACGGTCACGGGCGTACCCTTGGGGACCTTTATCGGGCAGCAATGGGGGTGGCGGGCTGCCTTCATAGCGATTGTGATCGTCGGTGTGGTGGCACTCATTGCGAATCTGATTTTGCTGCCATCCACTCTGCGAAAGGGGAACAGAACCCCTTTCCGCGAGCAAGTCAAACTGGTTACCAATGGCCGCTTGCTGCTTGCATTTATCATTACAGCCTTGGGGTATGGAGGCACGTTTGTGGTGTTTACTTATTTATCTCCATTACTTCACGACATAACCGGATTTAAGCAAAGTACGGTAACGTTTATTCTTTTGCTGTATGGAATCGCGATTGCTATTGGGAATGTTATAGGTGGAAAAGCTGCTAATCGCAAGCCGCTTTCAGCTTTATTGTGCATGTTCCTGATTCAAGCTATTGTCCTGCTCGTCCTGCTGTTCACCGCTCCTTTTAAAACCGCCGGACTGATTACGATTTTCTTCATGGGATTGCTTGCGTTTATGAACGTGCCCGGCCTACAGGTATATGTGGTGATGTTGGCTGAACGTTTTGCCCCCAAAGCCGTAGATGTCGCTTCCGCCGTCAATATCGCGGCCTTCAACGCCGGGATCGCGATTGGAGCTTATGTAGGTGGAATCGTGACTGATTCATGGGGTCTCATTCATACGACTTGGATCGGGGCGATTATGGTTTTCGCTGCGGTTCTTCTCACAGGCTGGAGTCGCACGCTGGAAAAAAGGGATACGGCTGCTGCTTAA
- a CDS encoding aldo/keto reductase, with product MTQNLQSTTTLHNGVHMPWFGIGVFKVEEGSELVGAIKAAVKHGYRSIDTAAAYANESSVGHAIREALQENNLSREDLFVTSKVWNADLGYEETRTAYEASLDKLGLDYLDLYLIHWPVQGKYKEAWRALESLYKEGRIKAIGVSNFQIHHLEDLMKDAEITPMVNQVEFHPQLTQAELLQFCQKNNIQMEAWSPLMQGQLLDHAVLQDIATKYGKSVAQVILRWDVQQGVVTIPKSTKEHRIVENADIFDFELTQEDMDRIQALNANHRVGPDPDNFDF from the coding sequence ATGACTCAAAACTTACAAAGCACAACGACACTGCACAACGGAGTTCACATGCCCTGGTTCGGAATCGGGGTATTTAAAGTGGAGGAAGGCTCGGAGCTGGTTGGTGCCATTAAAGCGGCTGTAAAGCATGGTTATCGAAGTATAGATACAGCCGCAGCTTATGCTAACGAAAGTAGTGTAGGACATGCCATCCGGGAGGCTCTTCAGGAAAATAACCTGTCCAGAGAAGACCTGTTCGTAACGTCCAAAGTGTGGAATGCCGATCTGGGATATGAAGAGACACGGACAGCCTATGAAGCAAGCCTGGACAAGCTGGGTCTGGACTATCTGGATCTGTACCTCATTCATTGGCCGGTTCAAGGGAAGTATAAAGAAGCCTGGAGAGCTTTGGAGTCCTTGTATAAGGAAGGGCGGATCAAGGCTATCGGAGTCAGCAACTTCCAGATTCATCATTTGGAAGACCTTATGAAGGATGCTGAAATCACGCCAATGGTGAATCAGGTGGAATTTCATCCACAACTAACACAAGCCGAGCTGTTGCAATTCTGTCAAAAGAACAACATTCAAATGGAAGCCTGGTCCCCGTTAATGCAAGGCCAATTGCTTGATCATGCAGTGCTGCAAGACATAGCGACCAAGTATGGCAAATCGGTGGCGCAAGTGATTTTGCGCTGGGATGTGCAGCAGGGAGTTGTTACCATTCCCAAGTCTACCAAGGAGCATCGGATTGTCGAAAATGCTGACATTTTTGATTTTGAATTAACGCAAGAGGATATGGATCGAATTCAGGCGTTGAATGCGAATCATCGGGTAGGTCCCGATCCAGATAACTTTGATTTTTAA
- a CDS encoding LacI family DNA-binding transcriptional regulator — MNKTIADIARMAGVAKSTVSRFLNGGAVSVDTRRKIEKVVKATGYVPNTFAQSLKAKRTNIIGTVVPRLDSFATSHTLMGIDEELRAQHYQMLISNTSQDVKREIEALYELGRQKISGIILLAAQITDEHLTAIRDIRIPVLLVGQQHEQIHSLIHDDYRAGYDIGAYVLSQGHREIAYVGVTEKDVAVGVRRKEGFKQAVRDALPHQAHMDDVKQLERAAGYDIRYYETGFKMSDARVAASAILDGFKPSLMVCATDNIALGVINAAYSRGIAIPSELSVTGFGGYDITEVIHPALTTVQYPYMEAGRVAAQNIVRLVEHKPVEKVTVMNYSLVERESVDKR, encoded by the coding sequence ATGAATAAGACGATTGCAGATATAGCCCGAATGGCTGGCGTGGCCAAGAGCACGGTATCCCGTTTTTTGAACGGCGGGGCTGTTAGCGTGGATACGAGACGTAAAATTGAAAAGGTGGTCAAAGCCACGGGTTATGTGCCCAATACATTTGCCCAGAGCCTGAAAGCGAAGCGGACTAACATTATCGGAACTGTTGTGCCGCGTCTGGATTCCTTTGCGACATCCCATACGCTGATGGGTATAGATGAAGAGCTGCGGGCCCAGCATTACCAGATGCTGATCTCCAATACGAGCCAGGATGTAAAGCGTGAAATAGAAGCCCTTTATGAGCTGGGACGACAAAAGATTTCCGGTATCATTTTGCTGGCTGCTCAAATTACGGACGAGCATCTGACGGCGATTCGTGACATTCGTATTCCGGTTTTGTTGGTGGGCCAGCAGCACGAGCAGATTCATAGTCTTATCCATGATGACTACCGAGCGGGATATGATATTGGCGCGTATGTTCTGTCCCAGGGCCACCGTGAAATTGCCTACGTCGGCGTTACGGAAAAGGATGTCGCTGTCGGTGTGCGGCGCAAGGAGGGCTTTAAGCAGGCTGTTCGGGATGCATTGCCCCATCAAGCTCATATGGACGATGTGAAGCAACTGGAGCGAGCTGCCGGGTACGATATCAGATACTATGAAACCGGATTTAAAATGTCCGATGCACGGGTGGCTGCGTCTGCGATTTTAGATGGATTTAAGCCGTCGTTAATGGTGTGTGCTACGGATAATATAGCGCTTGGCGTGATCAACGCGGCGTATTCCAGAGGGATTGCCATTCCGTCGGAATTGTCGGTGACGGGCTTCGGGGGATACGATATTACAGAGGTGATTCATCCTGCGCTAACAACTGTGCAATATCCTTACATGGAAGCAGGACGCGTAGCGGCGCAAAATATTGTACGGCTGGTAGAACACAAACCGGTAGAGAAAGTGACTGTTATGAATTATTCTCTTGTAGAGAGAGAAAGCGTTGACAAACGCTGA